The Flavobacterium commune genome contains the following window.
CGGAGAGTCTCATGACGGCGATATGCTTTATTTTTGGAGTCAACTGACTTTTCAATTATTTCTTCCCATGGTATAAAACAGGATTCAATTCGTCGTCATTGTACATTTTCATTTGCTTGTACACTTTCATGAATTTATCTCCATTTTCAATATCAGTCAACAAATCATCAATGGCTGTTGATAAATCTGTTCTTTGTTCTAAAAGTACGTTTAGTTTTTCCTGACATTTATCTCTGTGTTCTTGCGAAGCCTCTGCACGATTGGCTTCCTCGGCCATGTGGTAAATTTTTAAAGCTAAAATTGATAATCTGTCAAATGCCCAGGCTGGACTTTCTGAGTTAATTTTAGCATTGTCTTTTACAACTACTTTGCTGTATTTTTGGAGAAAATAACTATCAATATATTCTACCATATCAGTACGCTCCTGATTAGAAGCATCAATTCTTCTTTTCAAAGTCAAAGCCGCAACAGGATCAATTTGTGGATCACGAATAATGTCTTCAAAATGCCATTGAACAGTGTCAATCCAGTTTTTTAGGTACAATAAATGCTCAAACTGTTCCTTAGGATAAGGATTGTTTATCGGTTGATCTACATTATCAAATTGGTGATAATCTTTTATACTTTGTTCAAAAACGGAATAGGCTAATTTTGAAAACATCTTTATCTTTTTATTTAGACAAAGATACTTTTTATACTTTTATAAAAAAATTACATTGTAACTTTCTATAGCTCATCTTAAATAACATCTTCTCTTATGCAAATCCATCATTTATCAGAAAAAAACAGTATTCTAAATCATTTTTTAGGAGAAATAAGAGATGTAAATATCCATAAAGATTCTATGCGATTTAGACGAAATATAGAACGCATTGGCGAAATTATGGCTTACGAATTGAGCAAAGAATTGGAATATAAAACCATTGAAATTCAAACTCCGCTTGGGATCAAAAAAACAACTCAAATTGCCGATAACATTGTGCTTTGTTCGATTTTAAGAGCAGGTTTGAGTATGCATTTGGGGTTTTTAAATTATTTTGACCAAGCCGATAACGGATTTATTTCTGCTTATCGATTTCACCCAAATAAAGACGATTTTTTTGAAATCAAAGTCGAATATCAGGCCATTGCTGATATTAATGATAAATGCTTATTACTAGTAGATCCCATGCTGGCAACAGGACAATCCATTGTTGCTGTTTACAATAGATTAATGGAAAGAGGAACTCCTAAAACAATTCATATTGCCGTGACAATCGCCGCTCCTGAAGGTATTGCTTACCTGAAAAAACATTTACCGGATAACTGTCATTTATGGATTGGTGCTTTAGACGAAAAACTAAATGAACATAGTTATATAGTTCCGGGTCTTGGAGACGCTGGCGACTTGGCTTACGGAATCAAATTATAATTGAGAGAAAAAAACAAATAAACTACACAACATCAATACTCCCAAAGCCAATTCCTGGTTTAATTTTGACTGAGGCATTTCGATATGAGCTGTCGCCATCATTGCCAAAGGAGCAATGGTAAACACTAATAAATCGTTGCTTTTATTATCAGAAATCACATAGATAATTGCTGACAGAAAGAACGCAAACAAAATTTTCTTAAACGAAGCGTGCAATAATAATGGTCGGGAAGACAAAGTCATGACCATCGAAATAACAAAAAATAAAGCCACCGTAGCATAAATAGACAAGGCTGCATTCTGGTAATTATTAGTAAAATAATCAATGCTAAAATTAGTTTCTATTCCATTGGTAATATAACTAATGGCATCATTATTAAATGCTAACGAATACATAGCAAAAACAATAGCTATGGCAAAAAAAGCAATGAAAGGCAAAAGCCAGTTTCTGTAATCTCCCGAAACATGAGAAATAATAGAAATAAAAACCAATACTAAAAAAATTATACACCAAAAATGGAATAAGGAAGCCACAAAAATCCATAAAGAAGCATCAAAAATTTTCTCCTTAGAAGATTTTTGAGATTGTAACGAAATCAGTCTGCGAAGAGCTAAAAGGATAAAAAAGTTGGCAAAAACAAGATTGATGTTATCATAAAGTGTCGGAAAGAAAAGCAAGAATAACAAAAAGAATAATAGGCTATAACCACTGTCTTTACTAATATTGTTGCGCTTAGATACAAAATTAGTGATCAATCCCGAAAACAAAACTACAACTCCTATTGCTATTTTTTTTATGACTAAAACAGCAGAATTTGACCAAGCTAAATCCTGAATTTGATATATAAAATCGAAAAACAATATCAAAAATACTATCAAAGAAAAATTTAATAGTGTAGATTTTTTAAAAACACTTGTAATCATAAGGATATTTTATACTTTTGTGACTGTAAATATAATACTTGTTTAAAAAGGAAACGAGTTATACTAAAATTTTATTGGGTTAATGAAATTTTTAATTATTTACCCAATTATAAAACGATTCATAAAATTTAAAATTCTATATCATGAAAGCATTTTTCGAAGGAATACAATCTCTTTTTGTAGATTTTCTTTTCAAACCATTAGATTGGTTACGTTCATTAGAACTAGTTTCTTGGTTTGGTGCTAATACACTAAACTGGATTTTTATGATTATCTGTACTGCAGCTATTGTTTACTGGATTAAACAATTACGTATTTTTGACGATGCAGGAACTGAAAATCAAGATACTACAGCTCACTCTTTCTTAAAATAAGAATAGAACGAAAAGTTTAAAAAAAAAACGTCCTGATAGCTCTATCAGGACGTTTTTTTATTGAATATGGTTTCGATTATACTAAATCGAAACCAATGTCTTTTCTAAAATTCATTTTATCAAAAGTAATTTTATCTACATTTTGATAAGATTGAGCTAAAGCTTCCTGAAAAGAATCTCCATAAGAAGTGATAGCCATTACACGTCCTCCATTAGAAACCACATTACCGTTGTCTAATTTTGTTCCTGCGTGAAAAACTATTGAATTTTCAACTTTATCTAAACCTGAAATTACTTTCCCTTTTTCAAAATCTTCAGGATAACCTCCAGATACCAACATTACTGTAGTAGCACTTCTAGGGTCGATTTTCAATTCGAATTCATCTAGTTTTTGGTTGGCTACAGCCAAAAACAACTCTACTAAATCCGATTGCAACCTTGGAACAACTACTTCAGTTTCAGGATCTCCCATACGTACATTGTATTCGATAACCAATGGTTCATTGTTAACATTGATTAACCCAATGAAAACAAATCCTTTATACTCTATTCCATCTTTTTGGAATCCTTCAATAGTAGGTTTTACAATGCGTGTCTCAATTTTTTCCATCAAAACAGCATCAACATAAGGAACCGGAGAAACCGCTCCCATTCCGCCTGTATTCAATCCTGTATCGCCTTCACCAATACGTTTGTAATCTTTAGCCGTTGGCAAAATTTTATAACTTTTACCATCAGTTAATACAAAACAGCTCAATTCAATTCCATCCAAAAATTCTTCGATAACTACTTTTGAACTCGCAGCTCCAAATTTTTGACCTACTAACATATTTCTTAATTCGGTCTTAGCCTCAGCCAAATCCTGAATAATCAACACTCCCTTGCCTGCTGCTAATCCATCGGCTTTTAACACATAAGGAGGTGCTAATGTTTCTAAAAAAGCACAACCTTGCTCTACTGTTTCAGCAGTAAAACTATCATAAGCGGCCGTTGGGATTTTATGCTTTACCAAAAATTCTTTAGCAAACTCTTTACTTCCTTCCAGTGTAGCACCTAATTTTGATGGCCCAATTACCGGAATATGACTTAATTCTGCATCATTCAGGAAAAAATCATAAATACCTTTTACTAATGGATCTTCAGGACCTACAACAACCATTTCGATATTTTCTTTGATAACCAAAGCTTTAATCGCTTCAAAATCGGTTACGGCTATATTTACATTCGTAGCAATTTCAGCCGTTCCAGCATTTCCAGGTGCCATAAAAAGAGTATCGCATAATGGACTTTGAACCATTTTCCATGCAAATGCATGCTCTCTTCCGCCTGAACCCAATAATAATATATTCATGTCTTTAATTTTTAATTGCAAAAACTCATTTTTAGAGTGCTGCAAAAATAATTGCTTTTAAACGTAAAAAATAATTATTTTCTAAAAAGTTGTCGATTCTTCCCCATTAGTTATTGATAGAATATTATTTTTGAGGAAATAAACACTCGCATGTTTTCTATTTTCGACCTTTCGCTCCAATTAAATGCTTTCCCGATCAGGAAAGCAAAATCCGATTTGGACAAAATAGTTGCGCTTTCTCCATCCGAAAAAAAGCAATTTATTGAAAATCAGAAACAAGCTATTGTGGAATTTCATTTGGAAAACAATGCTTTTTATCAAAAATTAGTTGGTTCCAAAGACTATAAAAACTGGGAAGACTTACCCATTTTAAACAAAACCAATCTCCAATGTCCGCTAGAATCCCGGCTTTCGAAAGGTTTTACAACTAAAAACAGCTACATCAACAAAACTTCCGGTTCCAGTGGTGAACCTTTTATTTTTGCCAAAGACAAATATGCTCATGCGTTGACTTGGGCTTCTAACATGTATCGTTTTGGCTGGTTTGGAATTGATTTTAATCGTTCGTTGCAAGCAAGATTTTATGGTATTCCACTGGATTTTATTGGATACAAAAAAGAACGTTTTAAGGACTTTTTGAGCAAACGTTTCCGATTTCCAATTTTTGATTTATCGGATGCGGTTTTAGAAAAAATGCTGAAAAAATTTCAAAATACAAAATTCGAATACCTCAACGGTTACACGAGTTCGATTGTGTTGTTTGCTAAATTTTTGCGAAAGCGAAACCTCATCTTGACAGCTATTTGTCCTACTTTAAAAGTGTGCATGGTAACCTCCGAAATACTTTTTAAAGACGATAGAAAATTGTTAGAAACGCAATTCGGAATTCCAATTGTCAATGAATATGGAGCCTCAGAACTGGATTTAATTGCTTTTGAAAATCCTAAAGGCGAATGGCAAATCAATTCTGAAACACTTTTTGTTGAAATTCTGGACGAAAACAATCAGGTTTTACCTTATGGCCAAGAAGGTCGCATTGTGATAACTTCACTGTTCAACAAAGCACATCCTTTTATTCGTTACGACATTGGTGATATTGGAATTCTGGACGAACGAAGTACTTTAGAAAAACCCATTTTAAAACAACTTATTGGTCGAACCAATGATATTGCGATTTTACCTAGTGGAAAAAAATCGCCTGGATTGACGTTTTATTATGTAACCAAATCAATTATTGAAAATGATGGAAACGTCAAAGAATTTGTTATCAAACAAACCAAAATAGATAGTTTTGAGATTGAATACGTAAGCGAAACCGAATTAGATTTAACACAAATTCAAAAAATAGAAGAAGCAATTGAATTATATCTAGAGCCCAACTTGCATTTTACATTTATTAGAAAAAACACTTTAGAAAGAACCGCCAGAGGAAAATTGAAACAGTTTACATCATTTTTATAATGTAAATAAAATCGTATATTAGTATTATATAAACTATAAAGCGATGAACTCAGAACTTATTCTTTCGGAAGAAACAATTTCTAATAACATTTACTACATTAGAAATCAAAAAGTAATGCTGGATAGCGATTTGGCAATACTTTATGGCATTGAAACAAGAGTTTTAAAACAAGCCGTAAGAAGAAATATCACAAGGTTTCCAGAAGATTTTATGTTTGAACTTTCAAAAACAGAATATGATTCTTTAAGATCACAAATTGTGACCTTAAAGAAAGGAAGAGGTACACATCAAAAATATTTGCCTTTTGCTTTCACAGAACACGGCATTTTAATGTTATCTAGCGTTTTGAATAGCGAAAAAGCCATTCAAACGAATATTCAAATCATGAGGATATTTACCAAAGTAAGACAAATGCTTCTGGACACTACCGAAATGAAATTGGATATTGTTCAAATTCAGAAAAAACTGGAAAATCAAGGCAAAAATATTGAATTGGTTTTCTCTTATTTAGATGAGTTAACTGAGAAAAAAGAGGAGCAGAAACCAAGAACAAAAATTGGATACAAAAAATAGTTAACCCTCCTTAGAATAAAAAGGTTTTATGGCTAATTGGGTAAATAAAAACCCAATCATACACAAGCTGGAAACTACCAAATTAAAGCCGTGAAATTGCCTGTAAACCGCAAAATTATATTGGATTAAGGCAGTTTTAGAAGTGGATAAGGAATTATCTCTCACGCGATACAAAGCCAAACTCTCGGGAACCGGTTTTGCAGTTTTAATCTTTTTCAAAATGGTCAGCCAATGCATCCAATCCTGACGTTTTCGAATGGAAGAAATACCGATTTTTGCAAAATATTCTACATCATAAATCCCGGTCAGATTCCCCACATAATTACAGAAAAACAATTGGAGATACGACAAATTTCGCGGTGCTTCTACCCTTTTATTTAATGAATTTCCTTGCTCGTCAATGCAATCGTAGAACGAAAAAGTAAATGGTACATTTTGCTTTTGCATGAAACTGATTTGCTTTTCTAATTTTTCAGGTTTCCACAAATCATCGGCATCCAGAAACGAAATGTATTTTCCGGCAGCCTTAGAAACCCCAAAATTTCGTGCTACTCCGGTTCCGGAATTCGTTTCTAACGGATAAAATTGAATCCTTTTATCCGTTAAAAAAGTAGTAATTATAGTTTGGGTTTCATCAGTCGAACCGTCGTCAACCAATAACATTTCCCAGTTTTGGTACGTTTGATTTTGGACAGAAATAATAGTATCTGAAATGTATTTTTCAGAATTGAATGTTGGTATAATTACAGATACTAAAGGCTTTTCCATTTTTACTTAATATAATCCGCAAAATCCTTATGCTCTTCTTTAGAAAGTTCTTCAGGAGACAAAGATTTGAAATATTCATAAGTAATTTTCATTCCTTCAGCGCGACCTACTTTAGCTTCCCAACCCAATAATTCTTTGGCTTTGGTAGTATCCGGTTGACGTTGCAAAGGATCATTTATTGGCAATGGATGATAAACTACTTTTTGATTGGTTCCTGTTAATTTAATGATTTCTTCGGCAAAATCTTTAATGGTGATTTCGTCCGGATTACCAATGTTTACCGGATATACATAATCCGAATGTAACAAACGGAAAATTCCTTCCACCTGATCGTCTACATAGCAAAACGAACGAGTTTGCAATCCATCTCCAAAAATGGTTAAATCCTCTCCACGAATTGCCTGACCAATAAACGCCGGAATTACACGACCGTCATTAAGACGCATTCTTGGACCATAAGTATTAAAAATTCGGACAATTCTGGTTTCTACACCGTGAAAAGTATGGTATGCCATCGTTATGGATTCCTGAAAACGTTTCGCTTCATCATAAACTCCTCTTGGTCCTATGGTATTTACATTTCCATAATATTCTTCGGTTTGTGGATGAACCAATGGATCTCCATAAACTTCAGAAGTAGAAGCAATCAAAATTCGGGCTTTTTTTACTCTTGCTAATCCTAAAAGATTGTGCGTCCCAAGAGAACCTACTTTCAAAGTCTGAATCGGGATTTTTAAATAATCGATTGGGCTTGCCGGTGAGGCAAAATGCAAAATATAATCCAATTCACCCGGAACATGAACAAACTTGGTAACATCATGATGATAGAATTCAAAATTTTCCAGTTTGAATAAATGCTCAATATTTTTCAAATCTCCTGTAATGAGATTGTCCATTCCTATAACAAAATAACCCTCTTTGATGAAACGATCGCATAAATGAGAACCTAAAAATCCCGCAGCACCTGTAATCAATATTCTTTTCATAACTATTTCATTGCGAGGAGTTGCGAGGCACGTGGCAAAGCAATCTATTCCTCTATTTAATCTAATTGATATTAAAAATTTGTTCTAATATTTTAATGGTAATCAAATAAGTAGGTTTTACCCCCGTTGTTCCTAATCCGCCTGAAGCCAGTGTACTTCCTGTTTCCAGTGGATTATCCGAAGCGTAATAAGCATAACGCACTTTGACATCCTTTGGAATACTTTTTCTGATTTTAGAAGCCGATTGTATAGCTTTTTGATAATGAGAACCTTCCATTTCCAATCCGATAACACCCCAGGTCGATTCGTGGAAAAACTTCAACAAATCCCTGTTTTGCAACGAAGTTCCTAAAACAGTTACCATCGCACCCTCATAAACCGAAATTCCATTGCCTTGAAACATTTCGGCGGTTAATTCATTTTCGAAAAAATAATTATCAGCAGTTCCTTCATTGATATGCGCATTCGGAATCATGATATCGCCTTTTCCTCCTTCGAGAATTCCTGCTTTTCCCATGATTGAAACCGACTGAATATTTAAAAAAATATTCTTTTTATAAGGTTTTAATAACTCGTCTACCGTTTCATAAGCCTGTTCGCCAAAAGCATAATCCATCACAATAAGCACCGGTTTTTCTCCTTCAAAATAAGCCTCCGGAAAAGCACTTGTAGCCCAGTCAATCTTAGCGGTATCAAAAATTTGAACGTCAATATTGGTTCCTACCGTCTCCGGAAGTGAAATCATTCCTTGCTTTAAAGCTTCTTCAACAACCTTAGTTCTGAATCCATTAGCAGTAGGTTTGCTTAATTCTTCGAAAATATCGAAATCCGATTTGCCTTTGAAAGTAGTTTTTAAAACCTTTTTTGCAAAAATAGAGTTCATTACCGAGTGCATATTGGCACTAATAATGTGAATAGGACGTCCTAAAAGCTGATTTTCCTTTAAAACTTCCTTAATGTTCGTTGCCCATATTTCGCCGTGAATATGATGCCCTAAACGTTCTCTGAGAATCGGGCTGAAAGTAATGGTTCTTTTGTTGTTGTGAACCACTTCTTCGATAGCTAATTTTCCCAGCCAAAAAATGATATGTAAAAAACGATCCGGCAGCTCATTTGAACCAAAATCATCATAAATATCCAATACATCTTCAAAGGTTCTGCCTAAAATATTAGCCGCATGCGAAATGGCAATTTCCTTTTCGACCAAGGTTAATTTTTCATTTTGTAAAACCGCCTGTTCTAATTTCTGCCAATCGCGCGAAACTTCGCCTCCATCATCCAGTAAAACCCTGTCTTTTATCTTATGCGATTCGATAAAAATAAAAGTCAGATGCGTCAGAATATCATAAATATCCGAGCGTCCACGGGTAATTTCGATATTCATTTGCTCTTCGTCAATTCGGTAACAATTTCGTTTTCTTTTGGGCGGAACAATCGCCTGAAAATGTGATTTCGAATAACCCTCATCAGAAGTCAGGTTAATAAAACGACATTCTTCAATTCCTAACGGCAAGCGCTCGATAACGTACAAAAGTCCTTTTAATTCTACTTTTTCGTCAGCAATATTTCCGTAAATTTCGGGACGCAAAGTCATCAATGCTTCCCGCAAAGTATCGCCCGAAACACCCATCGGTTTGTAAAAACCCCTATTGAACAAATGACGCATCGTAATGTACATTTTTTCAATAGCCGCCGATGATTCCTGGGCTCTGGTTCTGGATATGTTTTTAGCTTCTTTCATGAGTTTTTAGATAAAAAATCTGCAATTTTTCTATCGTTGGAAAGTCTTGGAATCTTATTTTGACCTCCCAATTTTCCAATGGATTTCATGTATTCCTGAAAACCGTTTTTTGGTACTTTGGTAACCACTACTTTTTGCAAAATGTTCCCCACAATCAAATCGTCGTAGTAAATATTTTGCTTGCGCATGGCGTTGTCTATCGCTTCCGCAAAATCCTCCAAATTATCGGGTTCTCCCGAAGCTTCAGGATCAAATTCAATAAACCATTCGTGATACGGCAAACCGCTGGCAGGATTGATTTGTGGTGCCACGGTAAACTCATTCACCCGAATGTTAGTTCCTTCCATAGCTTCCTGCAAAGCACATTCTACTTCTTTGCCAATAACATGTTCACCAAAAGCTGAAATATAATGTTTAATTCTACCCGAAACGATTACTCTGTAAGGTTTTAAACTTGTAAACTGAACCGTATCTCCAATATTATAGCCCCAAAGTCCCGCATTGGTAGAAATAATCAACACATAATTCACTCCTAATTCGACTTCACCAATTGTATAACGACGTGGATTTTCATTGTAAAATTCATCCGATTTTATGAATTCGTAGAAAATTCCGGAATTCAACAACAACAGCATTCCCTTTTCTTTTTGAGAATCCTGATAGGCAAAAAATCCTTCCGAAGCCGGAAACAATTCAATACTGTCTACTTTTCTTCCTATTAGATTTTCAAACTTGGCTCTGTAAGGTTCATAATTGACACCGCCGTAAATAAACAAATTGAAATTCTTGAAGATTTTGCCTACGGGCTTCCCTCCTTTTTGCTGTAATTTCTCGAAATACATTTGCACCCAGGATGGAATTCCCGAAATTACAGTCATATTTTCATCAAAAGTCTCTTCGACGATTGCATCAATTTTAGCTTCCCAATCTTCCATGCAATTGGTTTCCCAAGAAGGCATGCGATTTTTTTGTAAATATCTCGGAACAAAATGCGCCACGATTCCTGAAAGTCGTCCAAATTTAATTCCATATTTTTCTTCTAAAATGGGACTTCCCTGCAGAAAAATCATTTTACCATGAACAAAATCGGCATTTCCCGTTTCGTGAATGTAATGCAAAATTGCATTTCGAGCCGCTTCAATATGATACGGCATGGATTCCTTGGTAAGAGGAATGTATTTAGCCCCCGAAGTCGTTCCCGAAGTTTTGGCAAAATACAATGGCTTGCCTTTCCACAACACATTTTCCTCGCCTTTTACGACTTTTTCAACATAAGGTTTTAAATCTTCGTAATCACGAATAGGAACTTGTTTGGCAAAATCGGCGGTGGTTTTAATTTGGTCAAAATGATGGTCTTTTCCAAATTGCGTCTGTTGTGCATCATTAATTAAACTTTCAAAAACCGCTTGTTGAGTCGCCACAGGGTTGCGTGCCCAAAGCTGTGTTTTTTTATAAATATTTTTAGCAAATAGTTTTGCCGCTATTGATTTTATTGACATTTTGTTTGCTGATTATAATTTGTTGAAGAAAATAAATGGTTTCAATTAAGAAATTAAATCTTTAATTATTTCTTCTTTTTTACAACAGTTTGCTGTGCTTTTTTCTCTTCTTTTTCCACCTCAGCTCTCAGTTCTAATTCTTCTTTGGAAGGCGATAAATCTACTTTTTGAATCGTATCTGTCGCTGATGCTAATATCGAATCTTTATTGAACTTAGCATAATCTAACTTACCCGTTAATACTTTTTGTATTGATGAAATATAAGCCTGATTTTTCTTTAAAATATTAGTTAAGGAATCCGATTTTAGAGCCAGTTCGGCTGCGTCTTTCTTCAATTGGGTGGAAGAATATCCAGGAATATATTCTCGCAGCGGTGTAAAAGCGATGATAAAAGTGGTTACTGCAATCAGGAAAATAGCACCCAGTGTAGCCACCACAAAAACATTCATTAAAGTCAGTTTTAAAGAAAAAGTTTCTTCAAAAGTATCCTCATTCAATATAACCAATCGGTTTTTAGTGAATAATTTCCTGTGAAGTTTCTTTCTTTTCAATCTTTTCCCTGACATGCTTTTTCTTTATTTCACAAATATAATAATTAATGTCAATCAATGTGCTTTGCCAGCATTAGCTTATCATTATAAATAATAGAAAAAAAATTAGATAATTTTTAACGTTATATAAACTAAATAATTGCCTTAAAATGAGTTCCTGTTCAGTTATTCTAATTATCTTTGCTGCCAGTTTTTATTACAAATTTGCTTCGGCATAAATTATTCAATCATGGGAAGATTTGGAGTTACAGAAATCCTGGTTATATTGGCAGTTGTTTTATTACTTTTTGGAGGTAAAAAAATTCCTGAATTAATGAAAGGTCTAGGAAGCGGAATTAAAGAATTCAAAAACGCTGCAAAAGAAGACCAAAAACCAGCTGATAAAAAAGAAGAAAAAAGCGAAGAAGAGACTAAATAAAAAATTTTGTTTTTTATTAAAAATCCCAAAATCTGATTATAGTAATTAGATTTTGGGATTTTTTATTTTTGAGATTTTACAAAACCATCGATAGCTGAATACGCTTTCTGTCCTCATCCACCTCGGTCACTTTTACCTGAACCTGTTGATGCAATTTGACCACTTCATTAACATCGCTTACAAAGCCTGCTTTAAGCTGAGAAATGTGAACTAAGCCGCTTTCTTTGATACCCAAATCAACAAAACAACCAAAATTGGTAATGTTATTGACAATTCCGTTCAAAATCATGCCTGTTTTCAAATCTTTTATCGTTTTTACATTCGGGTCAAATTCGAATACTTTAGCAGCTTTTCTTGGATCCAATCCTGGTTTTTCCAACTCCTTAATGATGTCTTTTAAAGTCAATAAACCAATCTCAGACGTAATATAATTTTCAGCTTTAATAAGTGCTGTTTTTTCTTTATTTCCAATCAAATCAGTTACTTTTAACTTTAAATCTTTAGCCATTTTTTCCACAATCGGGTAGGCTTCCGGATGTACCGCCGAATTATCCAATGGATTTTTTCCGTCTTTTATTCGAATAAAAGCCACACCTTGCTGATACGCTTTTTCGCCCAATCGGGGTACTTTTTTCAATTGTTTTCTATCTTCAAATGGTCCGTTTTCAGAACGGTAATTGACAATATTTTCGGCCAGCTTCTCTCCTATTCCACTCACATAACTCAACAAATGTTTACTCGCTGTATTGATATTTACTCCAACAGAATTCACGCAACGAACAACTGTAGTATCTAATTCTTCTTTCAATTTTGTTTGATCCACATCATGTTGATACTGACCTACGCCAATCGCTTTTGGGTCAATTTTTACCAATTCGGCCAAAGGATCACTCAATCTTCTCCCAATAGAAACCGAACCACGAACTGTCACATCATAATTTGGAAACTCCTCACGGGCAATTTTAGAAGCCGAATACACCGAAGCTCCAGCCTCGGAAACCACAAAAACCTGAACTGGTTTATCGAAAGCAATTTTCTTAATAAAGAACTCTGTTTCGCGGGAAGCCGTTCCGTTTCCAATTGAAATTGCTTCTATATTATAAGCATTCACCATCGAACGAATTTTTTTCATCGCCATCGCGCTTTCATTTTGTGGTGCGTGTGGATAAATGGTTTCGTTGTACAACAAATCGCCTTTTTCATCCAGACAAACCACTTTACAACCACTTCTAAATCCGGGGTCAATGGCTAAAATACGTTTTTCACCCAATGGCGGTGCCAACAATAATTGTCCTAAATTATTAGCAAAAACCTGAATAGAATTGGCATCAGCCTTGGCTTTGGCTTCCTGTAAAGTTTCATTTGAAATAGCAGGATTCAACAATCTTTTATAACTGTCTTCAATGGCTAATTGAACATGTGGTGTAGTAGTATTTTGCCCTTTTAAAACCAATTCGTCAATGATATCATAAGCTTCATCAATATCCACTTCGACTTTAAACTTGATAAAACCTTCATTTTCGGCACGAAGCATTGCTAATAAACGGTGTGAAGGCGCTTTTGTCAAGGGTTCTGACCAATCGAAATATTGATTGAATTTTTGAGCGTCTGCTTCGTCTTTTTTTGTTTTTACCACTTTTGTAGTAATGGTAGCTTTGCGTTGAAAAAGTCTTCG
Protein-coding sequences here:
- a CDS encoding DUF4254 domain-containing protein codes for the protein MFSKLAYSVFEQSIKDYHQFDNVDQPINNPYPKEQFEHLLYLKNWIDTVQWHFEDIIRDPQIDPVAALTLKRRIDASNQERTDMVEYIDSYFLQKYSKVVVKDNAKINSESPAWAFDRLSILALKIYHMAEEANRAEASQEHRDKCQEKLNVLLEQRTDLSTAIDDLLTDIENGDKFMKVYKQMKMYNDDELNPVLYHGKK
- a CDS encoding DUF6427 family protein, whose amino-acid sequence is MITSVFKKSTLLNFSLIVFLILFFDFIYQIQDLAWSNSAVLVIKKIAIGVVVLFSGLITNFVSKRNNISKDSGYSLLFFLLFLLFFPTLYDNINLVFANFFILLALRRLISLQSQKSSKEKIFDASLWIFVASLFHFWCIIFLVLVFISIISHVSGDYRNWLLPFIAFFAIAIVFAMYSLAFNNDAISYITNGIETNFSIDYFTNNYQNAALSIYATVALFFVISMVMTLSSRPLLLHASFKKILFAFFLSAIIYVISDNKSNDLLVFTIAPLAMMATAHIEMPQSKLNQELALGVLMLCSLFVFFSQL
- a CDS encoding phenylacetate--CoA ligase family protein, coding for MFSIFDLSLQLNAFPIRKAKSDLDKIVALSPSEKKQFIENQKQAIVEFHLENNAFYQKLVGSKDYKNWEDLPILNKTNLQCPLESRLSKGFTTKNSYINKTSGSSGEPFIFAKDKYAHALTWASNMYRFGWFGIDFNRSLQARFYGIPLDFIGYKKERFKDFLSKRFRFPIFDLSDAVLEKMLKKFQNTKFEYLNGYTSSIVLFAKFLRKRNLILTAICPTLKVCMVTSEILFKDDRKLLETQFGIPIVNEYGASELDLIAFENPKGEWQINSETLFVEILDENNQVLPYGQEGRIVITSLFNKAHPFIRYDIGDIGILDERSTLEKPILKQLIGRTNDIAILPSGKKSPGLTFYYVTKSIIENDGNVKEFVIKQTKIDSFEIEYVSETELDLTQIQKIEEAIELYLEPNLHFTFIRKNTLERTARGKLKQFTSFL
- the purD gene encoding phosphoribosylamine--glycine ligase, with the translated sequence MNILLLGSGGREHAFAWKMVQSPLCDTLFMAPGNAGTAEIATNVNIAVTDFEAIKALVIKENIEMVVVGPEDPLVKGIYDFFLNDAELSHIPVIGPSKLGATLEGSKEFAKEFLVKHKIPTAAYDSFTAETVEQGCAFLETLAPPYVLKADGLAAGKGVLIIQDLAEAKTELRNMLVGQKFGAASSKVVIEEFLDGIELSCFVLTDGKSYKILPTAKDYKRIGEGDTGLNTGGMGAVSPVPYVDAVLMEKIETRIVKPTIEGFQKDGIEYKGFVFIGLINVNNEPLVIEYNVRMGDPETEVVVPRLQSDLVELFLAVANQKLDEFELKIDPRSATTVMLVSGGYPEDFEKGKVISGLDKVENSIVFHAGTKLDNGNVVSNGGRVMAITSYGDSFQEALAQSYQNVDKITFDKMNFRKDIGFDLV
- the upp gene encoding uracil phosphoribosyltransferase, which produces MQIHHLSEKNSILNHFLGEIRDVNIHKDSMRFRRNIERIGEIMAYELSKELEYKTIEIQTPLGIKKTTQIADNIVLCSILRAGLSMHLGFLNYFDQADNGFISAYRFHPNKDDFFEIKVEYQAIADINDKCLLLVDPMLATGQSIVAVYNRLMERGTPKTIHIAVTIAAPEGIAYLKKHLPDNCHLWIGALDEKLNEHSYIVPGLGDAGDLAYGIKL
- a CDS encoding ORF6N domain-containing protein, coding for MNSELILSEETISNNIYYIRNQKVMLDSDLAILYGIETRVLKQAVRRNITRFPEDFMFELSKTEYDSLRSQIVTLKKGRGTHQKYLPFAFTEHGILMLSSVLNSEKAIQTNIQIMRIFTKVRQMLLDTTEMKLDIVQIQKKLENQGKNIELVFSYLDELTEKKEEQKPRTKIGYKK
- a CDS encoding DUF6341 family protein, whose translation is MKAFFEGIQSLFVDFLFKPLDWLRSLELVSWFGANTLNWIFMIICTAAIVYWIKQLRIFDDAGTENQDTTAHSFLK